TGGATTTAGAGCCTTTTATCCTCGGCTTGACGGAAAACTTACGACACGCTCCGAGGCTGATAGAAGCGATCGCCGGACGATACCCCATTGATAGCTCATCGTCAGAATGCCAGCCGATGGAGTCCTGACCATTGCGGTAGCGATTGCCGATCACAATATCAAACTCGTAACCACAGAAAACGGTGATGCGATCGCGTAACTGAAGTAACTCTGGAGTCCAGGACAGCGCCTCAAGACTGACGCTGTTGGAGTACAGATAACTCGCCCCATCTTTGCCATACATGCACTCAAGTCGTGGGACTTGAAGTGGTTTTCCTAGCATTCTGATTTCGTTTTGCTGCCATTGCAAAGCTCTGCAATGAGCTAGGAGGGCTTCGCCTTCACTGCCGTGCAAAAAGCCAGGATAGTACTCAACTGGTAGCGTGCTAATTACCTCGAATAAATTTAACTGCTGCATTATTTCCAGTAGCTCCAATCTCCGAGAACTGAATTCAAGTAGCGACTCATATAAGTTTTTGTGGTTATATTGACAAGCTTGTATTGTCGACCCAGTATCAAGTCAGTCGTGCCAATCAGAATCGGCTTACCTGCAATGATTCTGATGTAATCCGCCGCCGACAATTTAATAGTGCTGAGAGTGTTTTTCATCACGCCGCCTTGTGCGCCAAAGATTTCTCTAGAGCCTTCCAGATGGCTTCTAGATGGGCACCGGTAAGGCTAGGCTCTACTTTGCACATCACCTCATACAGCTGTTTTGAAGTTAGCTTGAGGATCTTGTCTGCCGCTTCTGCCACAGCTATCTCATCACTAGTCAAAGTCACCATCAAGGTTGGTTGCTCTGAGGTGTTGAATCCCTCGTTACGGTCTTTGTCGGGGAGTAACTGCGATGCCTGCGGCGGTGAACTACGCCCTGACAATCCCAACTCTTTCTGCTTCTGTTTCAACTCCTGAGCCACTGATGTGAGTGGTTTCTCTTCGGGCAAGGCTTCCATTTGATTGAAAGCTATTTGATGTCTCTTGTTTTCTGGATCGCCCTCAATGTAGCAGTCCGCAGAAAATGCGCCCCCTGCTGTTCGCACAGTTGCGATCGCACCTTTGTGAGGGCCAGCAATGATTTTCACCTTATCTAAGATTTTGGGTGTCCAACGCTGTTGAGAGGTTTGCTTGGGCGGTGGTTCTGGTTTGATCAACTTATATGCAGCGTCCACGCCTCTGGTACGTGAGAGTATCTGCTTTAGTTGCTGATGCTGTTGATGCCGCACACTTCCTTCGGGAGCGCCAGCAGTTTCATCTAAAACTTTCACGGCAGCTACAGCATGTTCGTAGTTTACGCCACTACCTAATCGCACCAGTCTAGAAACGCGATCGCGGACTGTACCCTCACCAAGTCCGGCTTTCCCCTGTCTAGCCTTGGCTTCCTCGCGCTCAATCTTCTCCCAGAGCAGCCCTTCTCTGACTTTCTGCTCTATCGTCTTCTCCCGCCCAACATTGCCAGCAAGTAGCGCTCTGAATTCTTCCTGTTGATTATTAAAAATTTTGAGTTCAACGGAGAATTCTTTTCTACCCAGCTTGCAACCAACTTTGAAGCAGCTGTTGCCACTCACTATCCTGTATCTGCCGTTTCCGTCTGGAGTGGCAACTAAGGTCTTGATCCAACCTGTTTCGGATATAGCAGCTTCCAGACCACTCAAGTCTTCATTCTCACCGTAAATTGTGGCATTCAAGGGATGAACATAAAGTAGTTCAGTATTTATTAGTAATGGTACTGATAACTCTAGTTTTGGTTGTGCTGCTACTATTGTCGGGACTATGTTCTGTCCTATCTTGATTGCAGCTATTAGGCTATTAATACCTTCAATTAATTCTCCATCTTCAGTGATGGTAATGTCAGGAATCAAACCATCAGCGTTGTAGGCTGATATAACTTTTTGTACCTCAGATTCATCAGCATTTAAGTTACTGGGAACCTTTATCTCACGAGGATCGCAGGGCTTGAAATTATTGAATTTTTGTGCCATAATTAAGTCCTATTAAGTACTTAGTAAAAAAGAATTTTTCGGCGTAACTCGTGAAAGTTACGCTGTTTTTTTTGTCTTTTTTATTTGTCTTTGTTCGGGGGGCATTGATAATCGAAGCTCACATTTTTCAATGTGAAACTGATAGCGGGGGACTTGAGAAGAGGGCGATCGCACATCACGCACTTCATACCCAATTCTTAATAATCCGCTGCGTACCATCTCCCTTAATTGCTCGGTTGTATTCAGCGCCAGCAGGGAGTAGGCGTCTTCAGTGTCATACCACTGCCGATGCGGTTGGGCGTTGACGTTGACCCCTAACATTTCTGCTAACTTTTTTTTGA
This Nostoc sp. C052 DNA region includes the following protein-coding sequences:
- a CDS encoding alpha-ketoglutarate-dependent dioxygenase AlkB; amino-acid sequence: MQQLNLFEVISTLPVEYYPGFLHGSEGEALLAHCRALQWQQNEIRMLGKPLQVPRLECMYGKDGASYLYSNSVSLEALSWTPELLQLRDRITVFCGYEFDIVIGNRYRNGQDSIGWHSDDELSMGYRPAIASISLGACRKFSVKPRIKGSKSTHFWLEHGSLLLMLPGCQEGYVHQLPKDDKCFIERINLTFRPYGRLK